The Anaeromusa acidaminophila DSM 3853 genome has a window encoding:
- the mobA gene encoding molybdenum cofactor guanylyltransferase encodes MAVSGIVLAGGRSLRMGKDKTQLMWGRHTLLENAVCRLRGLADDILVVGSLKDTCCLPGIRQVQDRYAGCGPLGGIHTGLLEAKHEAVLVLSCDMPFVTAELTAFLAAKKEGFAAVIPRCRGHVEPLCAVYARSCLPVIEDLLQAGDNQVRQVFAKVNTCYIEEAELERFGDVQQLFFNLNTPQDWQEALRRKEVGYGN; translated from the coding sequence ATGGCGGTAAGCGGCATTGTACTGGCAGGCGGGCGGAGCTTGCGCATGGGCAAGGATAAAACGCAGCTTATGTGGGGGCGGCATACGCTGCTGGAGAACGCGGTTTGCCGCCTGCGGGGTCTTGCGGACGATATACTTGTTGTTGGTAGCCTGAAAGATACATGTTGTTTGCCGGGAATCCGGCAAGTGCAGGACCGGTACGCGGGCTGCGGTCCATTGGGCGGCATTCATACAGGGCTGCTGGAGGCAAAACACGAGGCGGTCCTAGTTCTTTCCTGTGACATGCCTTTTGTAACCGCAGAATTGACGGCGTTTTTAGCAGCTAAGAAAGAGGGATTTGCCGCGGTAATTCCGCGTTGCCGAGGGCATGTAGAACCTTTGTGCGCAGTATATGCTCGCAGTTGCTTACCTGTTATCGAAGACTTGCTGCAAGCGGGGGATAATCAAGTGCGGCAAGTTTTTGCCAAGGTTAACACTTGTTATATAGAAGAAGCGGAATTGGAACGGTTTGGTGATGTGCAGCAGTTGTTTTTCAATCTAAATACGCCGCAAGATTGGCAGGAGGCTTTACGCCGCAAGGAGGTAGGGTATGGAAACTAA
- the glp gene encoding gephyrin-like molybdotransferase Glp codes for MKKNVSMEEAQQLFAAQAAPVGERKISLAEAAGSVLSRDVFAPLDLPPFDRSPLDGYALRAADVRQASKVQPVALRVVEEVRAGFVASREVDEGCAVKIMTGAPLPDGADVVVPFEDVERKGGVVCITAPMASGSNVIYAGEDFAAGELAAKKGALLTPPLVGLLAALGMETVPVYGKCKVALFSTGDELIEPPQALRPGAIYNSNLHSLRAYCRMAGAETVALGTAVDEEGAITAQLEEALRQADLVVTTGGVSVGDYDLLPAALQKAGAKVLFHGLDMKPGSPAMGAVCWGKPVLALSGNPAAALIAFELVGAPLLKKMLGWQTVLPQRVDVILDDEFAKASGQRRFVRVRLEVQGTQLHAKLAGKQSNGALQSMVASNALLDVPAGSGPLKAGQLVTAVLTGPLA; via the coding sequence GTGAAGAAAAATGTGTCCATGGAAGAGGCGCAGCAGCTTTTTGCAGCGCAGGCTGCGCCTGTGGGAGAACGAAAGATATCCCTGGCGGAAGCGGCGGGAAGCGTGTTGAGCCGGGATGTGTTTGCGCCTCTGGACTTGCCTCCTTTTGATCGTTCGCCCTTAGACGGCTATGCGCTGCGGGCGGCGGATGTCCGCCAAGCCTCCAAGGTACAGCCGGTGGCCTTGCGGGTTGTGGAAGAGGTGCGGGCTGGCTTTGTCGCTTCCCGGGAAGTAGACGAAGGCTGCGCCGTTAAGATCATGACCGGCGCGCCTTTGCCGGACGGAGCCGATGTAGTAGTGCCTTTTGAAGACGTGGAACGTAAAGGCGGCGTGGTGTGCATTACTGCACCAATGGCAAGCGGCAGCAATGTCATATATGCTGGCGAAGACTTTGCGGCAGGAGAATTGGCAGCTAAAAAAGGGGCTCTTCTAACGCCGCCTCTTGTGGGGCTGTTAGCCGCCTTGGGCATGGAAACGGTTCCTGTTTACGGGAAATGCAAGGTGGCTCTCTTCAGCACGGGGGACGAGCTGATAGAACCGCCGCAAGCGTTGCGGCCGGGGGCAATTTACAATTCGAATCTACATAGCCTGCGCGCCTATTGCCGCATGGCGGGCGCGGAAACCGTGGCGCTTGGTACAGCGGTTGATGAAGAAGGGGCGATTACAGCACAGTTGGAAGAAGCGCTGCGGCAAGCTGACTTGGTGGTGACCACAGGCGGTGTATCCGTAGGAGACTATGACTTGCTTCCGGCGGCCTTGCAAAAGGCGGGTGCCAAGGTTTTATTCCACGGCTTGGACATGAAACCAGGTTCGCCAGCTATGGGAGCGGTCTGCTGGGGTAAGCCGGTCTTGGCGCTTTCCGGTAATCCGGCAGCGGCGTTGATTGCCTTTGAGCTCGTGGGAGCGCCGCTTCTGAAAAAAATGCTGGGGTGGCAAACCGTTCTGCCGCAGCGGGTTGACGTTATTTTAGATGATGAGTTTGCGAAGGCCAGCGGGCAGAGGCGCTTTGTGCGGGTGCGGTTAGAGGTGCAAGGGACGCAATTGCATGCCAAACTGGCGGGGAAGCAGAGCAATGGGGCGCTGCAGTCTATGGTAGCAAGCAATGCTTTGTTGGATGTGCCTGCAGGCAGCGGGCCGTTGAAAGCAGGTCAGCTAGTTACGGCGGTGTTGACAGGACCTTTGGCGTAG
- a CDS encoding molybdenum cofactor synthesis domain-containing protein: protein MKSYEMAVLVLSDKGARGERQDLSGPAVREVLGAQYPVVYYKMIPDEKEEIIRELCYICDELAPPLLITSGGTGFSERDVTPEATMEVVEKLTPGIPEAMRFYGMQKTPKAMLSRAVAGIRGKTLIVNLPGSVKGVKESLEAIAPALAHGLGILRGDAQECGQPSAEKRASVLAVNRSEKKGEIKVPIAKGYFAVDCGLQGDAHAGDWHRQVSLLGYESFEKIRQLGVTDLEPGVFAENLTTEGIELFTLPVGTRLQIGEALLEVTQIGKECHLGCAIREKTGDCVMPREGIFAKVLKPGWIAPGDLIEIVA, encoded by the coding sequence ATGAAATCCTATGAAATGGCGGTTCTGGTTTTGAGCGACAAGGGCGCGCGCGGCGAGCGGCAGGATCTGAGCGGTCCTGCGGTTCGTGAAGTATTAGGCGCGCAGTATCCGGTTGTGTATTATAAAATGATCCCTGATGAAAAAGAGGAAATTATCCGGGAACTTTGCTATATTTGCGATGAACTGGCGCCGCCGTTGCTAATTACTTCCGGCGGGACCGGCTTTTCCGAACGGGATGTTACGCCGGAAGCGACCATGGAGGTAGTGGAAAAGCTTACGCCCGGCATTCCGGAAGCCATGCGCTTCTACGGCATGCAGAAAACGCCGAAAGCCATGCTTTCACGGGCGGTAGCCGGTATTCGGGGCAAGACGCTGATTGTGAATCTGCCTGGCAGTGTAAAAGGCGTGAAAGAGTCGTTGGAAGCCATTGCTCCGGCGTTGGCTCATGGCCTGGGGATTTTGCGCGGCGATGCCCAAGAATGCGGGCAGCCTAGTGCGGAAAAACGGGCGTCCGTGCTGGCGGTGAATCGCAGTGAGAAAAAAGGAGAAATCAAGGTTCCTATTGCTAAGGGATATTTTGCGGTGGATTGCGGCTTGCAGGGAGACGCTCATGCTGGAGACTGGCACCGTCAGGTGAGCCTCTTGGGCTATGAGAGTTTTGAGAAGATACGGCAACTGGGCGTAACTGATCTGGAACCCGGTGTTTTTGCGGAGAACTTGACGACAGAAGGCATAGAACTCTTTACGCTGCCTGTGGGAACTCGCCTCCAAATTGGCGAGGCGTTGCTGGAAGTGACGCAAATTGGCAAGGAGTGTCATCTAGGCTGCGCCATTCGCGAAAAAACAGGAGACTGCGTCATGCCCAGAGAGGGTATTTTTGCAAAGGTGCTAAAGCCGGGCTGGATTGCTCCAGGAGACTTGATTGAGATTGTAGCATAA
- the mobB gene encoding molybdopterin-guanine dinucleotide biosynthesis protein B codes for METNKIPIVSFVSACSGAGKTTLLEKVVAILKQRGLRLAVIKHDAHRFEMDHPGKDTWRLAQAGADVVAISSPEKVALLEKVPAEKSLDEVSAMISGVDLILTEGFKQGGKPKVEVYRAELQASLRSSAEELLAIAGDASLPGVPCYALDDAAGIASELLRYLESFQQKKSMIKKTAALQVGIVLFPQVEELDFIGPFETINYANKIRPDSIQVHLVAERNEPLQAFNGLRLLPDCTLAQCPKLDIVIAPGGKGRFAAMKNPVIQDFLRRQAVWARYLTSVCTGAFLLAEAGLLLGKRATTYHTAMEELAAYGVKTEASKVVQDGKVITAGGVSSGLELGLYLLQCCFDLDLACEVARKIEYEAGLDFLNNLSRT; via the coding sequence ATGGAAACTAACAAAATTCCGATCGTCTCCTTCGTCTCGGCTTGTTCCGGGGCCGGTAAAACGACCTTGCTGGAAAAGGTTGTAGCCATTTTAAAGCAGCGCGGCTTGCGTTTGGCGGTAATCAAGCATGATGCGCATCGTTTTGAGATGGACCACCCAGGCAAGGATACCTGGCGTTTAGCGCAAGCAGGAGCCGATGTCGTGGCCATTTCCTCGCCGGAAAAAGTTGCATTGCTGGAAAAGGTACCTGCTGAAAAATCACTGGATGAAGTGTCGGCTATGATTTCCGGCGTGGATCTCATTTTGACCGAAGGCTTTAAACAAGGCGGCAAGCCTAAAGTTGAAGTGTATCGCGCCGAACTCCAAGCGTCTCTACGCAGTTCCGCGGAGGAATTGCTGGCGATTGCCGGCGATGCGTCCTTGCCGGGGGTTCCTTGTTACGCCTTGGATGACGCGGCTGGGATTGCGTCGGAGTTGCTGCGTTATCTGGAAAGCTTTCAACAAAAGAAAAGTATGATAAAGAAGACAGCCGCTTTGCAGGTTGGGATCGTGCTATTTCCGCAAGTGGAAGAGCTTGATTTCATAGGGCCCTTTGAAACAATCAATTATGCTAATAAAATACGGCCCGATTCGATTCAGGTGCATCTGGTAGCGGAAAGGAATGAGCCGTTGCAGGCGTTTAATGGATTGCGGTTGTTGCCGGATTGTACACTGGCGCAGTGTCCGAAGTTGGATATTGTAATTGCCCCTGGAGGCAAAGGTCGCTTTGCAGCCATGAAGAATCCAGTGATTCAGGATTTTTTGCGGCGACAGGCAGTCTGGGCTCGTTATTTGACATCGGTATGCACAGGGGCTTTTTTATTGGCCGAAGCAGGGCTGCTTCTAGGTAAACGGGCGACTACCTACCACACGGCCATGGAGGAGTTAGCGGCTTACGGCGTGAAAACGGAAGCGAGCAAAGTAGTTCAGGACGGAAAGGTCATTACCGCGGGCGGTGTCAGCTCCGGCTTGGAACTGGGGTTGTATTTGCTGCAGTGTTGCTTTGACTTGGACTTAGCATGCGAAGTCGCGCGGAAAATAGA
- a CDS encoding molybdopterin-binding protein, translated as MKTIRTQDALGTVLCHDITKIVPGEFKGPAFHKGHIVTEEDIPVLLSLGKDHLYVWELQDGFVHENDAALRLAKAVGGGGLAMTEPEEGKVNLLAEQDGLLLIDEERLLRLNLLGEVAVATRSQERTVKKGDIVAGIRVIPLVFAEEKMQEAEAIAAEMDVISVLPFQPCKVGIITTGNEVYYGRIADRFGPVVKEKVEVFGCTVVRQALVPDSAEEIAQAVQSLLAEGCQLILTTGGMSVDPDDVTPAGIRLAGARIVSYGAPVLPGSVFLMAYMGVVPVLGLPGCVMYNSTTVFDLVLPLVLAGRVVTREIIARWGVGGLCLNCESCHFPDCSFGT; from the coding sequence ATGAAAACCATTAGGACGCAGGATGCGCTTGGAACCGTCCTGTGTCATGACATAACAAAGATTGTGCCGGGAGAGTTTAAAGGTCCGGCGTTTCATAAGGGTCATATTGTGACGGAAGAAGATATTCCCGTGCTTTTATCTTTAGGCAAAGATCATCTCTATGTATGGGAACTGCAAGATGGATTTGTACATGAAAATGACGCCGCCTTGCGTTTGGCCAAGGCGGTAGGCGGCGGTGGTCTTGCCATGACAGAACCGGAGGAAGGCAAGGTGAATCTTCTTGCCGAACAAGACGGTCTGCTGCTGATCGACGAGGAGCGCTTGCTGCGCTTGAATTTGCTGGGCGAAGTGGCGGTGGCTACCCGCAGCCAAGAACGGACGGTGAAAAAGGGCGATATTGTGGCTGGGATTCGTGTGATCCCGCTGGTTTTTGCAGAAGAAAAAATGCAGGAGGCAGAGGCCATCGCTGCGGAGATGGACGTCATTTCCGTACTGCCGTTCCAGCCCTGCAAAGTTGGGATTATTACAACGGGAAACGAAGTGTATTACGGCAGAATTGCTGACCGTTTCGGGCCGGTTGTAAAAGAAAAAGTGGAAGTCTTTGGCTGCACTGTGGTGCGGCAGGCGCTTGTGCCGGACTCGGCGGAGGAAATTGCCCAAGCGGTGCAAAGTCTACTGGCGGAAGGGTGCCAGTTGATTTTGACTACAGGCGGCATGTCGGTGGACCCGGATGATGTGACGCCGGCCGGTATTCGTCTGGCCGGCGCCAGAATTGTTTCTTACGGGGCGCCGGTTTTGCCTGGTTCGGTATTCCTGATGGCGTATATGGGAGTTGTGCCGGTACTGGGACTGCCGGGCTGCGTCATGTACAACAGTACGACTGTTTTTGACTTGGTGCTGCCCTTGGTGTTGGCTGGGAGGGTAGTAACCCGGGAAATAATCGCTCGCTGGGGCGTAGGCGGCTTATGCTTAAATTGCGAGAGCTGCCATTTTCCAGATTGTTCGTTTGGGACGTAA